A genomic region of Erythrobacter sp. SCSIO 43205 contains the following coding sequences:
- a CDS encoding right-handed parallel beta-helix repeat-containing protein, translating into MMAEIGGLRVNPGLRLVRAFAALAFCLIAIVSWTQRAHAQTITVDPATAFEAAGSSFTANHTVSSGSNRYILVSVAIERNDATVASVTYAGQALNFLGRLTDGGGGATLDLWGRTAPASGTNQLVVSLSNSAAVVVGAKSFANVDQTNPLSGTIFSGNGTVASGSITTSTNQLMVATLAVNDEADAVTAGAGQTSLYNVINAADVIGAASTKPASASSTSMSYSFVRTGRWVLAVIALQPANPFLVTNTNDSGGGSLREAINAANASPAADTISFEIPGAGPHTITLSSLLPAMSGANDAIDGTTQTGSSCGDLWAGTPPTLQIHLTGALSTALQIAAANQTVRGLSITGFDSKIYVAPTGSDAIIRCNYFGLLPSGTRGTGDSPGVVVQGPGTVVGGLAAGEGNVISGNTIGVFTLDGATDTAVRGNFIGTDPTGTSAIANVQGINHFTGSGSWRDITYNLISGNSARGIGLETDDTITASTDTIRIQRNVIGFNRTLSALLPNSDDGIFFDSGSISNVLIGGDAASEGNDISGGNDAIDLRAVSNINIRGNTIARAGSRGVWLEGASNIAIGSATAGEGNAIGGNGAEGIFIGGAATGVTILGNEILPLTIAGSTTGNAGNGIGINGATNITIGDGTSLGRNVIAGNGGLAIGLASTNTGITINGNYIGVDASGNLALANGQNRDALSRDAIEFGQGSTNNTVVIANNVIGGYTAALIEFYNSTTTDVTVQGNSLGVGADGSTPIVSGNSEALISSGGGTISSSLLIGGNGAGLGNTLAFSSQSAIRLDATGSGIQVIGNTIRDNIRNGIEVLGTTNAAILANSIYDNGLLGIDLGNDGVTENDAGDADAGANALLNFPVINAIAANGTSEIIYDFNLDAPANTDGYRVEFFRNSSPDTSGNGEGEEFIGSLDISHAGGDLNFNGVMSANTTISANDQISATASRNTGSGFDITSEFADTIAALTRGALTVTISSQVYDPGLAGLYSVPQNDRLTTATVTNEVGTSTTNDSIFLIIDVPADTEFYNGDVDGTGPETNAVAFDGSNAPGLTFTYATDVRFSDAGTRPDFASCTYTPAAGYDPNVRFICINPKGTMPQGDPPPSFVAQFRQRIK; encoded by the coding sequence ATGATGGCTGAGATCGGCGGGCTTCGCGTTAACCCTGGCTTGCGCCTTGTGCGGGCGTTTGCGGCGCTCGCCTTCTGTTTGATCGCAATCGTCTCATGGACACAGCGTGCCCATGCGCAAACCATCACCGTCGATCCTGCCACCGCATTCGAAGCGGCTGGGTCGTCCTTCACTGCGAACCACACCGTTAGCAGCGGCTCCAATCGGTATATTCTCGTCTCTGTCGCGATTGAACGCAATGATGCAACGGTCGCCTCAGTCACCTACGCCGGGCAGGCGCTGAACTTTCTGGGCCGCCTGACTGATGGCGGTGGAGGAGCGACGCTCGACCTGTGGGGGCGCACCGCCCCCGCCAGCGGCACCAACCAGTTGGTCGTCTCCCTTTCCAACAGCGCAGCCGTCGTGGTCGGGGCAAAATCCTTTGCCAATGTGGATCAAACCAACCCGCTCTCGGGAACCATCTTCAGCGGCAACGGCACCGTTGCATCGGGCAGCATCACGACCTCGACAAACCAGCTTATGGTGGCGACCCTCGCGGTCAATGACGAAGCCGATGCCGTCACGGCGGGTGCGGGACAGACGAGCCTTTACAATGTGATCAACGCTGCCGACGTCATCGGGGCGGCAAGCACAAAGCCTGCGTCGGCGAGCAGCACCAGCATGAGCTACTCGTTTGTCAGAACAGGAAGATGGGTACTGGCTGTCATCGCATTACAGCCGGCGAACCCGTTTCTTGTGACAAACACAAATGACAGCGGCGGCGGTTCGCTGCGCGAGGCGATAAACGCGGCCAATGCAAGTCCGGCTGCCGACACCATTTCCTTTGAAATCCCCGGTGCAGGCCCGCATACCATCACTCTTTCCTCGCTATTGCCAGCAATGAGCGGCGCGAACGACGCCATCGACGGGACAACGCAAACCGGCTCATCATGCGGCGACCTTTGGGCTGGCACGCCGCCAACGTTACAAATTCATCTGACTGGCGCGCTCTCAACGGCGCTACAGATTGCAGCGGCCAATCAAACGGTGAGAGGCCTTTCCATCACCGGCTTTGACAGCAAGATTTACGTCGCGCCCACCGGCAGCGATGCCATCATCCGGTGCAACTATTTCGGCCTTTTGCCCAGCGGCACGCGCGGGACAGGCGATTCTCCAGGGGTGGTGGTGCAAGGGCCCGGCACAGTTGTCGGAGGCCTTGCAGCGGGCGAAGGCAATGTCATTTCCGGCAATACCATCGGCGTTTTTACTCTCGATGGCGCAACCGATACCGCCGTCCGGGGCAATTTCATCGGCACCGATCCGACCGGGACGAGCGCCATTGCGAACGTTCAGGGCATCAACCACTTCACCGGCTCAGGCAGTTGGCGCGACATCACCTACAACCTCATCTCCGGCAACAGCGCGCGGGGGATCGGGCTTGAAACGGACGACACCATCACCGCCTCGACTGACACCATCCGCATCCAACGCAACGTAATCGGGTTCAATCGGACATTATCGGCGCTCCTGCCCAACAGCGATGACGGCATCTTCTTTGATTCAGGCAGTATCTCCAATGTTCTAATCGGCGGCGACGCTGCAAGCGAAGGAAATGACATAAGCGGAGGCAATGACGCAATCGACTTGAGGGCGGTCAGCAACATCAACATTCGCGGGAATACGATTGCGCGCGCCGGGTCGCGTGGGGTCTGGCTCGAAGGGGCGAGCAATATCGCCATCGGCTCTGCCACGGCGGGGGAAGGCAATGCGATTGGTGGCAATGGCGCTGAAGGCATCTTCATTGGCGGCGCTGCAACGGGCGTGACGATACTTGGCAACGAAATACTGCCACTTACTATCGCGGGCTCAACCACCGGAAATGCCGGGAATGGCATCGGGATCAATGGCGCCACCAACATCACCATCGGCGATGGCACATCCTTGGGTCGCAATGTGATCGCAGGAAACGGTGGCCTTGCCATCGGGCTTGCCTCCACCAACACAGGCATAACCATCAATGGCAATTACATCGGCGTGGATGCGAGCGGCAATCTGGCCCTTGCAAATGGTCAAAACCGCGACGCATTGTCACGAGATGCGATTGAGTTCGGACAAGGCAGCACCAATAATACAGTAGTGATCGCGAATAATGTGATTGGCGGCTACACGGCGGCGCTGATCGAATTCTACAACAGCACCACGACCGATGTGACCGTTCAGGGCAATTCATTGGGCGTGGGTGCCGACGGGTCGACGCCTATCGTCTCTGGCAATAGCGAGGCGCTGATCAGTTCGGGCGGTGGCACGATTTCGTCCAGTCTCCTGATCGGCGGCAATGGCGCGGGACTTGGCAATACGCTGGCCTTTTCGTCCCAATCGGCCATCCGGCTCGATGCGACAGGTTCGGGCATTCAGGTGATCGGCAACACCATTCGCGACAATATCCGCAATGGCATCGAAGTGCTCGGCACCACCAATGCTGCGATCCTAGCCAATAGCATCTACGACAACGGTCTTTTGGGCATTGATCTTGGCAATGACGGTGTAACGGAAAATGATGCAGGCGACGCTGATGCCGGGGCAAACGCGCTGCTGAATTTCCCGGTCATCAATGCGATTGCTGCAAACGGTACGAGCGAAATCATATACGATTTCAACCTTGATGCCCCGGCAAACACAGACGGCTATCGGGTGGAGTTCTTCCGCAATTCATCCCCTGATACATCGGGCAATGGTGAGGGCGAGGAATTCATCGGCTCGCTCGACATCAGTCACGCAGGCGGCGACCTCAATTTCAACGGAGTGATGAGTGCAAACACCACGATAAGCGCGAACGATCAGATCAGCGCGACGGCATCGCGCAATACGGGAAGCGGTTTTGATATCACGTCCGAATTTGCAGACACCATTGCGGCTCTCACCAGAGGAGCGCTAACAGTGACGATCTCATCCCAGGTGTACGATCCTGGGCTCGCTGGCCTCTATTCCGTCCCTCAGAACGACCGTCTGACTACTGCAACGGTAACCAATGAAGTCGGCACAAGCACCACCAATGACAGCATTTTTCTGATCATCGACGTGCCTGCCGACACCGAATTCTATAATGGGGATGTCGACGGAACTGGCCCGGAAACCAACGCGGTAGCCTTCGATGGCAGCAATGCGCCGGGGCTTACTTTCACCTATGCGACAGATGTCCGCTTTTCGGATGCAGGAACGCGGCCGGATTTCGCAAGCTGCACCTACACGCCTGCGGCGGGTTACGATCCCAACGTGCGCTTCATCTGCATCAACCCGAAAGGCACAATGCCCCAAGGCGACCCGCCGCCGTCATTCGTGGCGCAGTTCCGGCAAAGGATCAAATAG
- a CDS encoding peptidylprolyl isomerase has product MKHICLAAAASIALATPSLAEDEAPVEEQAAPSPNEIVNAAPSKDWVQIAAEDLLVMTLAPTHDGKRREVVIQLMPAPFSQGWVENIRTLARAKWYDGISVNRVQDNYVVQWGDPGHDNPEGEGIETKPLPEGLNVMVEDDYTSRTKGEDYFSKLRLSDAYAGWAAFLDGWPVGTFYETVHSLDFEAWPVHCYGMVGVGRNYSPDTGSGAELYTVIGHAPRHLDRNIALAGRIISGMEHLSSLPRGSGVLGFYTEEEANLRTPILSIRVASDLPESQRPQFEYLSTESETFAAYAEARANRRDPFFIVPAGGADICNIPVPIREVAGAE; this is encoded by the coding sequence ATGAAACACATTTGCCTTGCAGCCGCCGCTTCGATTGCCCTTGCCACGCCGAGTTTGGCTGAGGATGAGGCGCCGGTGGAGGAGCAGGCAGCACCCTCTCCCAATGAAATTGTGAACGCTGCGCCGAGCAAGGATTGGGTGCAGATTGCGGCGGAAGATCTGCTAGTGATGACGCTTGCGCCAACCCACGATGGGAAGCGCCGTGAGGTCGTGATCCAATTGATGCCAGCGCCATTCAGCCAAGGGTGGGTGGAGAACATCCGCACCCTCGCCCGCGCCAAGTGGTACGACGGGATTTCCGTCAACCGTGTGCAGGACAATTACGTTGTCCAATGGGGCGATCCGGGGCACGACAACCCCGAGGGCGAAGGGATTGAGACTAAGCCTTTGCCCGAAGGACTGAATGTGATGGTGGAGGATGACTACACCTCTCGAACCAAAGGCGAGGACTATTTCTCAAAGTTGAGGTTGTCCGACGCGTATGCTGGCTGGGCGGCCTTTCTTGATGGATGGCCTGTTGGTACATTTTACGAGACTGTTCATTCGTTGGATTTCGAAGCTTGGCCCGTCCACTGCTACGGCATGGTGGGCGTTGGCCGTAACTACTCCCCCGACACCGGCTCTGGTGCAGAGCTCTACACCGTCATCGGCCATGCGCCTCGCCACCTCGATCGCAATATCGCACTCGCTGGCCGCATTATCAGTGGGATGGAGCATCTCTCCTCCCTTCCCCGTGGTTCAGGCGTTTTGGGCTTCTACACCGAGGAAGAGGCGAACCTTCGCACCCCGATCCTCTCGATCCGGGTTGCCTCTGACCTTCCGGAAAGCCAGCGCCCCCAATTCGAATATCTTTCGACCGAAAGCGAGACCTTCGCCGCTTACGCCGAGGCGCGCGCCAATCGCCGCGATCCGTTTTTCATCGTGCCAGCAGGCGGCGCGGATATCTGCAATATCCCTGTGCCTATCCGCGAGGTGGCGGGTGCTGAATAA
- a CDS encoding DUF1905 domain-containing protein, protein METVTATLPLRRWQGEKATYHLVRFTGDEAETLAAHALMQRLEMGRGRGFGSVKVMARIGETTWKTSVFPQDKQSTWILLVSKKVMKAENLAPGDEISVSATPL, encoded by the coding sequence ATGGAAACGGTCACCGCCACCCTCCCCTTGCGTCGTTGGCAAGGGGAGAAGGCAACTTACCACCTCGTAAGGTTCACAGGCGACGAGGCAGAAACGCTTGCCGCCCATGCTCTGATGCAAAGGCTGGAAATGGGTCGAGGGCGCGGCTTTGGCTCGGTCAAAGTCATGGCGCGCATCGGTGAAACGACATGGAAAACCAGCGTTTTCCCTCAAGACAAACAATCAACATGGATCCTGCTCGTCAGCAAAAAGGTGATGAAGGCCGAAAACCTCGCCCCCGGCGACGAGATCAGCGTCAGCGCGACCCCGCTTTAA
- a CDS encoding methyl-accepting chemotaxis protein: MTAQDFNIVAADENAPSVAPQTAPISGEEQSAHWLDRFSLAKKLDASIYSSALILLFVAFTVVATAAYFSSAGRYVADVAGLEVRTTHTVMELDDAHIAIRNFRDRNDTSALEAVQPGLDLAQENILYTQGWITDQMPPETHARVAEFVSQVEGLQRDWNRIAANPGPSEIAAFESDLADVRGNIADFARELRGTLAPAARDLFNGLDMSVMFMAIMALIAVVVGVMFSRTVNRNIVRGIACITQAMQRIAKGEVHTTIPGASRTDEIGEMARSLEVFRHSSLELSELTQRRAEEIEEQLARQQESAREMHKLKLEKIHLLEDLAKGFEFSVGELITSVSAASEQLKDTSAQMVGVAEGSSDQADSASSAMSNTSRNVTAAAAATDEFALSINEISQQAAASATLARDATNLVASANTRMDDLSSAAEEVGEIAELIHTIAQRTNLLALNASIEAARGGEAGRGFAVVASEVKELATQTSAATSSVAEKISAMQESTRASAGDLGSIYDQIGELEKVAVAIATAVDQQSVSGEELARNIDTVAEGSRQVSELLVALREASEETGTAAGDVVESANALGKHADDLREKASRFIADVRRSARELEAGDNVDLSSGKLWADAQI; the protein is encoded by the coding sequence GTGACGGCACAGGATTTCAACATTGTCGCGGCGGATGAGAATGCACCCAGCGTCGCGCCCCAAACAGCGCCAATTTCGGGCGAGGAGCAATCGGCGCATTGGCTCGACCGGTTTTCTCTGGCGAAAAAGCTTGACGCATCGATCTACAGCTCGGCGCTGATCCTTTTGTTTGTTGCCTTCACCGTGGTCGCAACCGCTGCCTATTTCTCTTCTGCTGGTCGCTATGTCGCCGATGTCGCCGGACTCGAAGTGCGCACCACCCACACGGTCATGGAACTTGATGACGCGCATATAGCCATCCGCAATTTTCGCGACCGCAATGATACAAGCGCGCTCGAAGCTGTGCAGCCGGGCCTTGATCTGGCGCAGGAGAATATCCTTTATACCCAAGGGTGGATCACTGATCAGATGCCGCCTGAAACCCATGCGCGCGTTGCCGAATTCGTGTCTCAGGTCGAGGGACTTCAGCGCGACTGGAACCGCATCGCGGCCAACCCCGGCCCAAGCGAAATTGCGGCATTTGAAAGTGATCTTGCCGATGTGCGCGGCAATATCGCAGACTTCGCCCGCGAATTGAGAGGCACACTTGCACCGGCGGCGCGCGACCTGTTCAACGGGCTGGATATGAGTGTCATGTTTATGGCGATCATGGCCCTTATCGCTGTCGTAGTCGGCGTGATGTTCTCGCGAACCGTCAACCGCAATATCGTGAGAGGCATCGCCTGTATAACGCAGGCGATGCAACGGATTGCGAAGGGGGAGGTCCATACGACGATCCCCGGCGCATCGCGCACCGATGAAATTGGCGAAATGGCGCGCTCGCTGGAAGTATTCCGTCATTCATCGCTGGAGCTGAGCGAATTGACCCAGCGCCGTGCGGAAGAGATCGAAGAGCAGCTTGCCCGCCAGCAGGAATCCGCGCGCGAAATGCACAAGTTGAAGCTGGAAAAAATTCATCTGCTCGAAGACCTTGCCAAAGGTTTCGAGTTTTCGGTCGGCGAGCTTATTACCTCGGTGTCTGCCGCATCTGAACAGCTTAAGGACACCTCTGCGCAAATGGTGGGTGTCGCCGAAGGGTCGAGCGATCAGGCCGATAGCGCCAGCAGCGCCATGTCTAACACCTCACGCAATGTCACCGCAGCGGCGGCGGCGACAGACGAGTTTGCGCTCTCGATCAATGAGATCAGTCAGCAAGCCGCCGCCTCTGCAACGCTTGCGCGTGATGCGACCAATCTTGTTGCCAGCGCCAATACACGCATGGACGATCTGTCGAGCGCAGCTGAAGAAGTCGGCGAGATTGCCGAGCTTATTCACACAATTGCCCAGCGCACCAATCTGCTTGCCCTCAACGCCTCGATCGAAGCGGCGCGCGGGGGCGAGGCGGGGCGCGGCTTTGCGGTTGTTGCAAGCGAGGTCAAGGAATTGGCCACGCAGACCAGCGCTGCGACCAGTTCGGTCGCCGAAAAGATCAGCGCGATGCAGGAATCGACCCGCGCAAGCGCAGGGGACTTGGGCTCAATCTATGACCAGATCGGCGAGCTTGAAAAAGTGGCCGTCGCCATCGCTACGGCTGTCGATCAGCAATCAGTGTCCGGCGAAGAGCTTGCCCGCAATATCGATACCGTCGCCGAAGGTTCGCGCCAGGTTAGCGAGCTTCTTGTCGCTTTGCGCGAGGCGAGCGAAGAGACGGGAACGGCTGCGGGCGATGTGGTCGAAAGCGCCAACGCGCTTGGCAAGCACGCCGATGACCTGCGCGAAAAAGCAAGCCGGTTTATCGCCGATGTGCGCCGTTCCGCGCGTGAGCTTGAGGCGGGCGACAATGTCGATTTGTCGAGTGGTAAGCTTTGGGCAGATGCGCAGATTTAG
- a CDS encoding bifunctional (p)ppGpp synthetase/guanosine-3',5'-bis(diphosphate) 3'-pyrophosphohydrolase, with amino-acid sequence MLRQYELVERVLEYDPDADEAALNRAYVYTVQKHGSQKRASGDPYFSHPVEVAGLMTDLQLDQETIITALLHDTVEDTLATIDDIEANFGPEVARLVDGVTKLSKIEAMPENERAAENLRKFLLAMSEDIRVLLVKLADRLHNMRTLHFIKKPEKRQRIARETMDIYAPLAERVGMYEYMREMQALAFAQLEPEAYKTITERLEKLRGADSGEVDAIALKIKQVLAEAGLSVEVTGREKHPYSIWTKMSERHVSFEQVTDIMAFRVITETNADCYAAMGVLHTTWQFLPGKFKDYISTPKTNGYRSLHTSLMYENSMRVEVQIRTREMHHRNEFGLAAHWAYKQHDKADGQVGWLRDLIEIVDASHDAEELLEHTRLAIYQDRIFAFTPKGALFQLPKGATAVDFAFAVHSDLGLATVGAKINGRHMPLRTQLANGDVVEIIKGGEAEPQMSWLGFVVTGKARAAIRRAVRLKERDEVAEIGSKLFDEISAKVPAKIGKKAVKEAVKRLNMDEPDDLMFAIGAGKISNREVMEALVPGCTSEFDDAEDWARHERQISIRGLTPGVGFELAECCHPVPGDRIVGLRRKGERVIVHTIDCLELASGVDSDWLDLNWDKRSHGAIGRFAITIYDRPGTLAEMAGVFAQNKVNVNQLIQTHLDHPFATYEIDAEVNDVAHLNRILSALRASDAVAQADRI; translated from the coding sequence ATGCTGCGCCAATATGAACTTGTGGAACGGGTCCTTGAATATGACCCTGATGCCGATGAGGCAGCGCTAAACCGCGCCTATGTTTACACAGTGCAAAAGCACGGCAGCCAAAAGCGCGCGAGCGGCGATCCCTATTTCTCGCATCCGGTTGAAGTTGCAGGGTTAATGACTGACCTTCAACTCGATCAGGAAACGATCATCACCGCGCTTTTGCACGATACGGTCGAAGACACGCTCGCTACGATTGACGACATCGAGGCCAATTTCGGACCAGAGGTTGCGCGGCTGGTTGATGGGGTGACCAAGCTCTCCAAAATCGAAGCCATGCCGGAAAATGAGCGGGCAGCGGAAAACCTGCGCAAATTCCTGCTCGCCATGTCGGAAGATATTCGCGTGCTGCTGGTCAAGCTGGCCGACCGCTTGCACAATATGCGCACGCTTCATTTCATCAAGAAACCCGAAAAGCGCCAGCGAATTGCACGCGAGACGATGGATATTTACGCGCCTCTGGCCGAGCGTGTGGGAATGTATGAATATATGCGCGAGATGCAGGCGCTCGCCTTCGCGCAATTGGAACCCGAAGCCTACAAGACGATCACCGAGCGGCTAGAGAAATTGCGCGGTGCCGATAGCGGCGAGGTCGATGCGATTGCGCTCAAAATCAAGCAGGTGCTGGCAGAAGCGGGCCTATCAGTTGAGGTGACAGGGCGCGAAAAGCATCCTTATTCCATCTGGACCAAGATGTCCGAGCGTCACGTCAGCTTTGAACAGGTCACTGATATCATGGCCTTTCGGGTTATCACCGAAACGAATGCGGATTGCTATGCCGCGATGGGCGTGCTGCACACTACGTGGCAGTTTCTACCGGGCAAGTTCAAAGACTATATCTCAACGCCCAAAACCAATGGCTATCGCTCGCTTCATACCAGCTTGATGTATGAAAATTCGATGCGGGTCGAGGTGCAGATACGCACTCGCGAAATGCATCATCGCAATGAATTCGGGCTTGCCGCGCATTGGGCTTACAAGCAACACGATAAGGCTGATGGCCAGGTCGGCTGGTTGCGCGACCTTATCGAAATTGTTGATGCAAGCCATGATGCCGAAGAGTTGCTGGAGCACACAAGGCTTGCGATCTATCAGGACCGCATCTTTGCCTTTACTCCCAAAGGCGCGCTGTTTCAGCTTCCCAAAGGTGCAACTGCAGTCGATTTTGCCTTTGCGGTGCACAGCGATCTGGGGCTTGCTACGGTGGGGGCCAAGATCAACGGGCGGCATATGCCGCTCAGAACGCAGCTTGCAAATGGCGATGTAGTCGAGATCATCAAGGGCGGTGAGGCTGAGCCACAAATGTCGTGGCTTGGCTTTGTTGTCACTGGTAAAGCGCGCGCGGCGATCCGGCGCGCTGTGCGCCTCAAGGAACGCGACGAGGTCGCCGAGATTGGCTCCAAACTTTTTGACGAGATTTCAGCAAAAGTCCCGGCCAAAATTGGCAAAAAGGCGGTCAAGGAGGCTGTCAAACGCCTCAATATGGACGAGCCCGATGATCTGATGTTCGCAATCGGCGCTGGCAAGATCAGCAACCGCGAGGTGATGGAGGCATTGGTTCCGGGATGCACCTCGGAGTTTGACGATGCCGAGGATTGGGCGCGCCATGAACGCCAAATCTCTATCCGCGGGCTGACACCGGGAGTTGGGTTTGAACTTGCTGAATGCTGTCACCCGGTGCCCGGCGACCGGATTGTTGGCCTAAGGCGCAAGGGTGAGCGAGTGATCGTCCACACCATCGATTGTCTTGAGCTTGCTTCCGGCGTGGATAGCGATTGGCTCGACCTTAATTGGGACAAGCGTTCGCACGGGGCGATTGGCCGTTTCGCGATCACGATCTATGACCGACCTGGAACGCTGGCTGAGATGGCGGGCGTATTTGCACAGAACAAGGTCAATGTGAACCAGCTGATCCAGACCCATCTGGACCATCCATTTGCAACCTATGAGATTGATGCAGAGGTCAATGATGTGGCTCACCTTAACCGCATCCTCTCAGCTCTACGCGCAAGTGACGCAGTGGCGCAGGCTGATCGCATCTGA
- a CDS encoding family 16 glycosylhydrolase — MATKCFGILGTLALLAGCMAGAITGSVAAAQNDSATGQSRAIVFSDEFNEASLDRDKWNVVGMDFWVNDEQQAYVDSPDTIQFAANIEGADGGALVLRPVYRPGIDTRADRNADFISGRINSKGKADFTYGRIEARIKMPDAEGVWPAFWMLGNGTWPQTGEIDIMEYVGEPDWTGVALHGPGYSGETPIVNKFFFDEGTDATDWHVYSIEWTRDAILFMVDDRLTYRVTRPMVERYGKWRFDTPKHLILNFALGGAYPFKTSMIDEPYYGLPQSSVDQIKAGKVAMYVDWVRVYEPIDAD; from the coding sequence ATGGCGACAAAATGCTTTGGGATTCTGGGGACGCTGGCATTGCTGGCAGGGTGCATGGCTGGTGCAATAACCGGCTCAGTTGCTGCTGCTCAAAATGACAGCGCCACGGGTCAGTCGCGGGCCATTGTCTTTTCCGACGAATTCAACGAAGCATCTCTCGACCGCGATAAATGGAACGTTGTCGGCATGGATTTCTGGGTCAATGATGAACAGCAAGCCTACGTCGACAGCCCTGATACGATCCAGTTCGCGGCAAATATAGAAGGCGCTGACGGTGGCGCGCTGGTCCTTCGTCCGGTCTATCGCCCCGGTATCGACACAAGGGCAGACCGGAATGCGGATTTCATTTCCGGTCGGATCAATTCCAAAGGCAAGGCCGATTTCACCTATGGCCGCATCGAGGCTCGCATCAAAATGCCCGATGCCGAAGGCGTATGGCCTGCGTTCTGGATGCTGGGCAATGGGACGTGGCCGCAAACCGGCGAGATCGACATTATGGAATATGTCGGCGAGCCGGACTGGACTGGCGTCGCGCTCCATGGTCCGGGCTATTCGGGCGAAACGCCGATAGTGAACAAGTTCTTCTTTGACGAAGGCACCGATGCAACCGATTGGCACGTCTATTCGATCGAATGGACCAGGGACGCAATCTTGTTCATGGTCGATGATCGCCTGACCTATCGCGTCACCCGTCCGATGGTTGAACGCTATGGAAAATGGCGCTTTGACACCCCAAAGCATCTGATCCTCAATTTTGCGCTGGGCGGTGCATATCCTTTCAAGACCAGTATGATAGACGAGCCTTACTACGGCCTTCCCCAATCGAGCGTTGATCAGATCAAGGCAGGTAAGGTCGCCATGTATGTCGATTGGGTGCGCGTGTACGAGCCGATCGACGCTGATTAG
- the hemF gene encoding oxygen-dependent coproporphyrinogen oxidase — protein sequence MSDWAGHTGKAKAWFESLRDQICAAFESIEREAGSDASFQYTPWTREEEGNEDPGGGVQGLMKGKVFEKVGVNVSTVRGSFSEAFADQVNGASKEHPGFTATGISLVAHMHNPHVPAVHMNTRFLTTQTAWFGGGADLNPPIPYEEDTEEFHASMRAACAAHNPTYYERYKKWADDYFYIPHREVHRGVGGIFYDHLECEDDASFDRNFAFTQDVGKAFLDIYPKLVRKRMNSEFSDADVAQQLEYRGRYAEFNLVYDRGTIFGLKTGGNIDAILMSLPPRATWS from the coding sequence ATGAGCGACTGGGCGGGTCATACCGGAAAAGCAAAGGCTTGGTTTGAAAGCCTGCGGGACCAGATTTGCGCCGCGTTTGAAAGCATTGAGCGTGAGGCCGGCTCGGATGCGAGCTTTCAATACACCCCATGGACCCGAGAGGAAGAGGGCAATGAAGACCCCGGCGGCGGTGTTCAGGGCCTGATGAAAGGCAAGGTGTTCGAAAAGGTCGGTGTCAACGTCTCTACCGTGCGCGGAAGCTTTTCGGAAGCATTTGCCGATCAGGTGAATGGGGCAAGCAAGGAGCACCCCGGCTTTACCGCGACCGGCATCAGCCTGGTGGCGCATATGCACAACCCCCATGTGCCAGCGGTGCATATGAACACGCGCTTCCTGACCACGCAGACTGCCTGGTTCGGGGGTGGGGCAGACCTTAATCCGCCGATCCCTTACGAAGAGGATACCGAGGAATTTCACGCCTCGATGCGTGCAGCCTGCGCCGCGCATAATCCGACCTATTATGAGCGGTACAAGAAATGGGCGGACGATTATTTTTACATCCCCCACCGCGAGGTGCATCGCGGCGTTGGCGGGATTTTCTATGATCACCTCGAATGCGAGGATGATGCGAGCTTTGATCGCAATTTTGCTTTCACACAGGATGTCGGCAAGGCGTTTCTCGACATTTATCCCAAGCTTGTGCGCAAGCGGATGAATAGCGAATTTAGTGATGCGGATGTTGCCCAACAGCTAGAATATCGCGGGCGTTATGCTGAGTTCAATCTCGTTTATGACCGGGGCACAATCTTTGGCCTCAAGACGGGCGGCAATATCGACGCGATTTTGATGAGCCTGCCGCCAAGGGCCACCTGGAGTTAA